ATCTTTTTAAACAAATTATATATCAAGAGACTCAAAACATTGAAAGGgtttcatatataaaatttggaACTATTTAGATGAGATTTTCAGTTggttattatatataattaaactaTTTGTTTTAGTGTATCAGAATGTATAATCAATGAATATGCAAAATGTATAAGTATGTTTATGCAAAATGTATAAACTATGACtttgactattttttaaataagtaaaaacaaggctatatatatactaattattttattgcatatatttaaaattatcccAATTATAAATTGAGGTGAAATACCTAAGTTTGATTTTGttccaaaattaaaaataaaataaatcaatttagTCAAATTAAGGTACAAGCTTATTTGGTACAATATCTGAAAAAGCTATATTTTGTAAATATACTTTTTAACTTGATCTAAACTGACATATATACTTTTTATCTTTGAGCATGTACAAATTGAcgtttaaaattatataaaattgaatagatACAAACACATTTTTTGTAGCATAATACACCTAGCAAGACACAAATTTCACATAAAACACGAAGTAATATGCATGTGTCAACTTATGCTTATTCAAATTATATTATGCCGGACAAAGAAAGTGTTTCGTTAAAGAAAACACATTTCTTTGCTGTCTTGTTTCTATTGCTGCAATGAGTCCACTGGCCACTCCACTTCATCCTTCTCCATTCCCGCTTAAAAATCCAGCAAATCCCCAAACCCCCATTTTCACTTTACCAAGCAGACCAAGAATCTTGATTCCTCAAGCTACATTTTCTGCTTCACTAAATTCTCCTCTTTGGACCATTTCAGAGATAGTGAAGTCTGTTAATGGCAGAATCATCAGGTGGGGTCCACCTGGAGCAATCTGTACGGACACCAGAACACTTGAACCAGGACAATGGTTTCTCCCCCTTGTTGGGCAAAACTTTGATGCCCACAATTTCATTACCCCTAAATTGGCCACTAAAGGGTGTGTTGGAGTCATTGGGAACTGGGTTTGTGAGGATTGGAACAATGGGTTTGTACAAGTGGAGGGTGACACTATGAGTTCTTTAAAAAGATTGGGTTTTTATTCAAGAAACAGGTTTAATGGTTGTTTAATTGGTTTAACAGGAAGTGTGGGGAAAACCACAACAAAGACTATGATAGCAttagctttggagagtgttggaACTGTTTATCACAGTCCAGGGAACTGGAATAATGAGATTGGAGTCGCGTTATCGCTTATTGGGTTGTCGAGGGATGTGGGGTTTGGGGTTCTGGAGATGGGGATGAGCAAGAAAGGAGAAATCTTGGAGCTGTCCAGGCTGTGTAGACCAGATGTAAGGGTGATTTTGAATGTGAGTGCtgcacatttggagaatttcgCGAACTTGGAGGAGGTTTCCATGGCAAAAGGGGAGATTTTAAGAGAAGCAATGCCAGGGGATGTGTGTGTATTGAATGGTGATGATCCTCTTGTCATGAGCCTCCCAGTTCCAGTTGGAGTTCAGAAGGTGACtgctatttaattttttaaattgttcTTTATATTGATATTCTACTTTTAGttatatttcttgatttcattttctcttttcttgcTCAAGGTGGTATTTGGTCGAAAGCTGGGCTGTGATGTTCGTTTAGTTTCTTCACAAATCATAGACGGAGGTCGCAGAATACAAATTGTTCTAGAGGGGTTTAACGAGATGTAAGTTCATCAGAACTTTTTTCAACCATTCTGTAGAGCATGCTATTCGCATTGGCACAAAATTTGAACTATTACACACCTTGGTTAGAACATTTTATAATCCCCTATATTGTTCTATTTTCCAAATTGTGGTAAAAATATGGTTTTCTGCTATTGatgtaaataatatatatatatttgtgtgttcCTTATCTGGAAGGGTTTTTACCAGCAGGCCTGCCTTCATCTTTTGTCTCTTTGGTTTGATTTAGATGTTATTAATTAGATAGAAAGCATGACAGATATTACTATTCCCTCTTTTCATAGCTAATAAAGAAGAGGATTTTGTATTTTCTACATCTGTTGTTAGCGCTACACTCTTGACACTATTCTCAAACAAAATgaactttactttcttaaaacAGATATGTTCTATAATTTCAATGTGCAAGGTCAGTATTACCCCAGTTTAAATGCCTTTCTTCATTTAGGTTGTTGTAATCTGAAACCTAATATAACTTACGTTAGTCATCAAACAATTGGTCCACTTCAAGGCTTTCTCTCTCTCGTATTGttacattttggtattttaaagagaagataGTAGTTTGTTCAGGTAAAAGATTATGAAGTTTAAGTTGATATTCTGTGAATAAATGATGAGAAACCCTTCAAAAGAAATGGCTGTCGCTGAAATACACAACTATGAATATTTCTAAAATCTCTCAGCATCATTTTAGGTATTTAAAGTTTCATTCATGCTTTCCTTCTACTGCAATAAAATACCATTCTATTTATTTGACATTGTTATTTACTAGTATTTACAATTCTATTTATTTGACATGTCGGTAAATATTCAGGGTTAAATTGGTTATCTCCAGTCCTGGCTTGCATTTAGCCATTAATGCATGTGCAGCTGCTGCTGTGGCTAGTGCTCTTGGTGTTCCTCTTGCTCTAGCTGGAAAAACTTGTCCAGATTTATACCTGTTCACCGAAGATCAGAACTTGAAGTAGCTGAAAATGGGATTACAATAATAAATGATGTTTACAATGCAAGTCCAGCTAGTACTCAAGCTGCCATTGACTTGTTAAGAAACATTGACTGCAAAGGTAAACGAGTTGCTATACTCGGGGACATGCTTGAACTTGGTCCAACAGAATTCAAGTTCCATGAGTTGATGCTACAGAGTTGCTCCGATGCTCATTTTGATGTAGTTGCACTTGTTGGAACAAGGTTTGTAAGTGCAGCTGAGAGTATAGACTGCGCTCAGGAGATAATACTGGTGTGCACCACTTATACCCACCAGATGGCTTCTAGAATTATCAATTATCTAAATAGTGGTGATGTCGTCCTTGTCAAAGGCAGTCGTCAAATAGGAATGGAGGTGATCGTCGATGCAATTAAGTCTATCCACTTTGGTGTCCCACTTTGCCAGGCAGTAATGAGCAAATGTGGCTAATAGAAGATTCTGCAATGTGATCATTCTAGAAAAAATCAGTATGCTGGTTCACCTTTGTTCAAGTTCTTTTTCAAGACCCCCGCATAGCTCAGGGCCAGCAACTGGGCAACTATGCTGGTGTAAAGGATATATCATTAGCCTTTTGCTGCTTCAAGCACCTTTGTTTATGTTTTTTCCGAAAAGCACCGAAGGTCAGTGTAGCCATATGAGTTGGCTTTCAGATGACATGCTCTTTGTACAGATAGAGTGGTTAAGCTGCTCGATAGAAGCCCTTGCTAAAGATCCTTTCTTCAGTTTAGTATCACGACGAATGAATATAAGGATTGCAAAACTTACAGTGGTATATATGGATGAAGTGCCTCTTTACGGATACTTTCTGCAACATTACCACCAAGGAGTTCAGTAAAACTGTATTCTTACTCGAGGAATGACACTCCAGAAATCAGCTTATTGTTCAAGAAGTCACTTATGGTAATGAGGCTTTTTGAAAATATACTCCCTGTTGGCAAAGTACTTCAGTCACTTCCTTAAATATTTGAgttgattttgtgaaatttgAGAAAGCAGAAGATTTCACTGCAGGCTGCAATGTTTCAATAGGATGCAAATTTTCTAAACCATAGCCAGATCTTTGTGATATCATGGGAGGTTAATTGTTGCAAGGTGACGAGTGAAGGATCAAAATCACACTTAAAATATTTcggttttttgaattttatatttgaacTATTAGGTGTGCGAGTTTCTACGTAAAATAGGAAAAGTGAACAACTGATATAGTTGATGTTTGTTTCGATAAACATTTGATGATAGTTCAGGTAGGAAAATTAAACACTTATTAGGGCAATAAGACGAAGAAAAGTATTTGTTTATTTAACATGCAACACAACAAATTTCATTGACATCTTACTATCTTATCCTCCTGGCCCAGGGTGTGCTAAAGCTTTGAAGAAGGTTTTGCCAATGGTAGCTTTTCTACAAGCCTCTGATATACTACTCCCTACTTCTTCATTCTTGATACCCAAACTATATATCAATTTGAGCTAGTATGTGAGGATCATAGGACCCTCGCAAAATTTAAGTGTTGTTCTAGAATAAGCAGACaagtttggggggggggggggggaatatGTATTATCCCATTTAATTAAAGATGGAGCACATTCTATGCCCCCTGGACTCTCTGTGTATAATCATCAATACAACTTGGATACAATATTAATcccataaaaacaaaaaattatatcGAGTAGTGGAGGATTAACAAAACAAATCAACAATGATACATAATTAAAGCAACTACTTAAAAAGGCTTACGAAAGTTAGAACAGTCTGTGTAGCTGTAAGTAAGAGGAGAATGATGGCTGCCACAGTTGAAATTCCTGCCCATGGAGTGTTGAAGTAATTGTGCCTTAAATTTGCCTTCATTCTGTTCCATGGTTTTTCACAATGTTGAATTACTTTTCTGCATTCTTCTTTGTAATAGAAATCACTTGAGATGTTGACCCCTTGCCCAATTTTATTAAAGATGCTAGCTACTTCATTGTCCTCTCCTAGTTGATTGGTTATGATTCCTTTTTGACGAAGCACATTCACATCTTTGTCTGAGTGTATGAGGTAATCCATGAACACTGCATAATCACTGAAATGTTTAGTAAGTACACCACATGACTGTTGCTCGTAGGCTACGAGATTTCTCAGGAGGGTCTCCGTTACATCATCCACTTCAAAACAAGGAATTTTCATCTGCCCACTCTCAAATTTGATATCAAATAAAGTTGTCCTATCTTCAAGGTCACTATAAATATTTCCAACTTTTGAAAATCTAACTCCTGCTTCGCAAAGCTCTGTTACATTTGGAATGTTGGCATGCCATGTTTGGTAGTCtttatttaatatcatcttCCCACTACAAGCCGTAATCCTCAGGAAAGAATCCCAGTATGAAG
This sequence is a window from Solanum dulcamara chromosome 10, daSolDulc1.2, whole genome shotgun sequence. Protein-coding genes within it:
- the LOC129869909 gene encoding LOW QUALITY PROTEIN: uncharacterized protein LOC129869909 (The sequence of the model RefSeq protein was modified relative to this genomic sequence to represent the inferred CDS: inserted 1 base in 1 codon), with product MSPLATPLHPSPFPLKNPANPQTPIFTLPSRPRILIPQATFSASLNSPLWTISEIVKSVNGRIIRWGPPGAICTDTRTLEPGQWFLPLVGQNFDAHNFITPKLATKGCVGVIGNWVCEDWNNGFVQVEGDTMSSLKRLGFYSRNRFNGCLIGLTGSVGKTTTKTMIALALESVGTVYHSPGNWNNEIGVALSLIGLSRDVGFGVLEMGMSKKGEILELSRLCRPDVRVILNVSAAHLENFANLEEVSMAKGEILREAMPGDVCVLNGDDPLVMSLPVPVGVQKVVFGRKLGCDVRLVSSQIIDGGRRIQIVLEGFNEMVKLVISSPGLHLAINACAAAAVASALGVPLALAGKXLSRFIPVHRRSELEVAENGITIINDVYNASPASTQAAIDLLRNIDCKGKRVAILGDMLELGPTEFKFHELMLQSCSDAHFDVVALVGTRFVSAAESIDCAQEIILVCTTYTHQMASRIINYLNSGDVVLVKGSRQIGMEVIVDAIKSIHFGVPLCQAVMSKCG